The Columba livia isolate bColLiv1 breed racing homer chromosome 2, bColLiv1.pat.W.v2, whole genome shotgun sequence genome includes the window AACTTTTAATTGTGCCTTGAATATTGAAATCTGAGCTTATCAACTTCAGCATAAATGGCATAGAAGTCATATTTCCTTCCCTCCATTAGTGTGCATTTCTTTAGTATTACAGGCTTGTGTGTTACTTTTAAAGATTCATATTTAAGATTTTTGCTCTCTGGATTTGGTAAGCACAGTTTTGATCCAGAAAGGTAATTTATTGACCTGAAAAAGAAGGCTATTGTTGCTTCACAAGGATAGAAGGAAGGCATGTGTGGGagcccctgctgctgctttcgCCTCAAGAAGGGGTGACTATTTTAGAGTCACAGCAATGGCCTCTGGTGCTGTTGGGCAGCTGGTGACTGCTcaggcagcacagagcaagGTGGGCATTTGCAGGGAAAGATGCAAATTGGTTCTGCCTGCAGGGTTTTCTCCTGGAAGACGAGCCCATAATGCGCAGCTCAGATTGTGACAGAGCCGCCTCACCGCTTCAGCTGCAGTAGCTACTTTGGGTTGTTCTAAAACTCTGACTATGTGAATATAGAATGAGATGCCTTTTTTTGGACATCTTGCTTTGTGAAAAATCCTTGATGTTTActcaggaaaatacattttgtaagGTCAAGCATCTGAGCATTTGCAGttgaaaaggaaacatttgaaCCTGTACCTTTGAGAAAGCCTTTGAGGCACTAATTTTAAGAACTTGGCTTTTATCCATGGGATTGAGCTTTACATAATGTTGCGTGAATTTTCAAATCTTGAACAAGTTCTTAACTTCAAGGATGCAAGTTGATGCGTGTCCATCTTGTGTTCTTCGAGGTCTTTTCACTAGGACTCTCGATTCCTCCAAGCAGACAGCTCATtgatgttcagccagctgtacCAGGCAGATGGGGCTGGTATGAAGTACCTCAGGCCTTTTGAAGAAAAGTACTTTCTCCTTAAACTGTTTCATTTCAACTGAGGAACAGGGATCAGAGTCCCCAGTGCCTACTGGAACACATCACCTCTCAAGCCCCGTTACACCAGGGGCAACCTGTTGGATATGAGATGGCTTTGGAGAGCTAATCACTCCGAGTAACCAGTGGGGAGGGGACGATGAAGAGCTGGCTCTTTGCACTGTTCTGTCTGAGGAGCGGGAACCAAACCCTGAGGTATAATGTGATACCTGTTTTTCAGCTGGGAGGCCTGGGCAGCTTCCAGGGGTCCGAGCAGCAGCTCCCAAGCCCTCTGCCCCACCGACCTCCAGCACCGCCAAGGCGAGCAGTAACCCGTCGCACCCGGCTGAAGGCCCAAGGGCAGCGGCCCCACCGgagctccccagcacctcccgaGCCGGAGCCGGCCCGGGGCGGCCCAGcctgcccgcccccccgccACCGCCTCCGGCCTCCAGCAAACCTTCCCTCGCCTTCCCCCCTCCTCCGCCTCTCCCCCCTGCAGCCGAGCGCCCTCCCAAGGGGGTGTCCCCCAGCGCTGCTCCTCCGCCCCCGCTCCCTCCTCCTCAGGCTGACAAACCCACCAAGTTCCAAGCAGGAGCTTCACACCCgcccccccctcctcccctgcccctcGTTCCCCCCTGCGCGTTTCCCGGCAGGACAGCGGatttccctgctgctgcctctccctCTGAAGGAAGGGACTGTCCCCCTCCCACACCGCCacccccacctcctcctccgccACACACGCACCCCCTGACGCTCCCCAACAGGCTCTCCTTGACGCCCTCCCCAGCCTTCGGCACTGCCGACGTGCCCCCTCCGCTGCCCCCTAAGTCCCCCAACTTGCTGTCGCAGCTCCACAAGCCCAGCAGTATCCAGTCCCTGCCGCTGCCCCCCACTCCCGGCCTCCCCCAGCCCACGGCGGCGGTGGCCGAGACCAGGAGGAAGAGAGCCGGCCGAGGGGCAGGTGAGAGCCGCACCTGGAAGGAGGGAACGTTTCTTCTCCCTTTGGCTATCGGGGAAATAGCACTGGTGGCCAGAGAGTGTGGCGGAGTGCGGATGGAGAGGGCAAGTAGCAGCAGGGTGAAGTCCATCGTCTGGAGTACCTGTAGGTCACGTGGCGTGTAAGGGGCATGTGAGACATCAGGCTCTTCTTAGCGCTGGACACACACACCTTATGCTTTAATCTGTGATTCTGGGAAGCAACACGCTGATCAGCAACGTTTTAGGACTGCTAGGCTGTTGCTTTTATGTTGGAATTGACTGAACTCAGGAGCAGTTTCCTACCAGTCTCAGGTAGGGCAGCCGAGTCTGCCACATCTGCAGCTGCTCGAGCTTcgatgacagaacccgagggaatggcaggaagatgtgctgggAGAAGTTTAGGTTAGACAttgggaaaaggttcttcccccagagggtggtggagcactggaacaggctccccagggaggtgtcacagccccaagcctgacagtgttcagaagaagagactggagaacaccctcagacacatggtgtgaactgtgaaGTTGTCAtaggcagggacaggagttggactcaatcatccttgtgggtcccttccaactcaggacattctatgattccaagTGTCAGCCTACCCACAACATCCCTCCACTGCTGCACCCATGCAGTCTGGCAATGGCTGGAAATGTTACAGGAGAGACTAAAGCAAAGACGGGGGACGGGGCAGCTGCAGCTATAGATGGACAAAGGCAAGTACGGATGCAGCCCTCTGCTTTTCCACAGTGGCCAGTGCCTCTTGTGATCTAGGTGGCAGGGTCAACAAAGGCTTCTCTGACTGCTTGGGAAATGGGGATATTAGCTAGTGTTTCCTTGAGCAGATGGTAGAAGGAACTTTTTTCTGACTGATATAatgaagataataaaaaaatgagtCTAGATCTGTGTGGGCTTGAGGAATGGAGACAGCTACTTAATAAG containing:
- the WIPF3 gene encoding WAS/WASL-interacting protein family member 3 isoform X3; its protein translation is MVFPFLTGSSELPKLRKEDQKARNALLADIQQGTRLRKVTQINDRSAPQIEKPKETNRDGVNQAINKGSSQQPLGGLFAGGFPVLRPASQRDMPAGRPGQLPGVRAAAPKPSAPPTSSTAKASSNPSHPAEGPRAAAPPELPSTSRAGAGPGRPSLPAPPPPPPASSKPSLAFPPPPPLPPAAERPPKGVSPSAAPPPPLPPPQADKPTKFQAGASHPPPPPPLPLVPPCAFPGRTADFPAAASPSEGRDCPPPTPPPPPPPPPHTHPLTLPNRLSLTPSPAFGTADVPPPLPPKSPNLLSQLHKPSSIQSLPLPPTPGLPQPTAAVAETRRKRAGRGAGPGAGKLVTPPQPPARSPTTELTSKSGVSAWAAAHDPYPPLKNGNMHITDDFESKFTFHSVEDFPPPDEFKPFQKIYPSKIARDPSKNPPLRTHVR
- the WIPF3 gene encoding WAS/WASL-interacting protein family member 3 isoform X2: MPVPPPPPPPPPPPPPLPSGGPPPPPPLGSSELPKLRKEDQKARNALLADIQQGTRLRKVTQINDRSAPQIEKPKETNRDGVNQAINKGSSQQPLGGLFAGGFPVLRPASQRDMPAGRPGQLPGVRAAAPKPSAPPTSSTAKASSNPSHPAEGPRAAAPPELPSTSRAGAGPGRPSLPAPPPPPPASSKPSLAFPPPPPLPPAAERPPKGVSPSAAPPPPLPPPQADKPTKFQAGASHPPPPPPLPLVPPCAFPGRTADFPAAASPSEGRDCPPPTPPPPPPPPPHTHPLTLPNRLSLTPSPAFGTADVPPPLPPKSPNLLSQLHKPSSIQSLPLPPTPGLPQPTAAVAETRRKRAGRGAGPGAGKLVTPPQPPARSPTTELTSKSGVSAWAAAHDPYPPLKNGNMHITDDFESKFTFHSVEDFPPPDEFKPFQKIYPSKIARDPSKNPPLRTHVR
- the WIPF3 gene encoding WAS/WASL-interacting protein family member 3 isoform X1 — encoded protein: MPWDSILASARTLKNNQLCHGIHSWDGAPGCSWISGVSKGSSELPKLRKEDQKARNALLADIQQGTRLRKVTQINDRSAPQIEKPKETNRDGVNQAINKGSSQQPLGGLFAGGFPVLRPASQRDMPAGRPGQLPGVRAAAPKPSAPPTSSTAKASSNPSHPAEGPRAAAPPELPSTSRAGAGPGRPSLPAPPPPPPASSKPSLAFPPPPPLPPAAERPPKGVSPSAAPPPPLPPPQADKPTKFQAGASHPPPPPPLPLVPPCAFPGRTADFPAAASPSEGRDCPPPTPPPPPPPPPHTHPLTLPNRLSLTPSPAFGTADVPPPLPPKSPNLLSQLHKPSSIQSLPLPPTPGLPQPTAAVAETRRKRAGRGAGPGAGKLVTPPQPPARSPTTELTSKSGVSAWAAAHDPYPPLKNGNMHITDDFESKFTFHSVEDFPPPDEFKPFQKIYPSKIARDPSKNPPLRTHVR